In candidate division KSB1 bacterium, a single genomic region encodes these proteins:
- a CDS encoding Na/Pi cotransporter family protein → MDSEVILKMIFGLVGGLGIFLLGMKYMQEGLQVIAGPRIRKMINAVTGNRFLAVGIGLFVTTLVQSSSVTSVMVIGFVNSELMALSGAIGVIMGANIGTTITGWILALKIGKYGLPILGVAAFGWIFLKKEKARYLALAILGIGMIFFGLELMKDGFKPLRGHPEFEAMFLAFKATNYFGVIKAALVGCLLTIIVQSSSATLGITIALANTGVIDFHTAAALVLGENIGTTITAYLASLGADNPNAKRTAYFHIIFNVLGVAWITAIFHPVYMPFLTKFVLPGDPNMQTAAGTFPYMTSAIALVHSGFNITNVVLFLPFTNFFAGLLEKLVKDKPETKKIFLTHLDFQIGSSPLAAVEQSRFEILRMDKSIKLMMDNLLGIIADNQDSKNSEKLKEEVFDREEMLDQVQIEITTFLTNLLSQPISHELAQEARSHLRLADEYESVSDYITNVLKLYLRLRDSDIELSHEQQKELKDLHESVADYRDKVRGGLNRKVQGTFLSGIRKSSREITAKIRKLRDRHLKRLSKESIQPLISTTYMDIANAYRRMKDHLLNIGEAAVGGKSIGKASK, encoded by the coding sequence ATGGATAGTGAAGTGATCCTGAAAATGATTTTTGGCCTGGTCGGCGGATTAGGAATATTTTTGCTGGGAATGAAATACATGCAAGAGGGCCTGCAAGTGATTGCCGGTCCAAGAATACGAAAAATGATCAACGCGGTAACCGGAAATAGATTTCTTGCAGTGGGAATCGGGCTGTTTGTGACCACTCTTGTTCAATCGAGTTCTGTGACTTCAGTAATGGTGATTGGCTTTGTCAACAGTGAATTAATGGCGCTAAGCGGAGCTATTGGGGTCATTATGGGCGCTAATATTGGTACAACTATTACGGGCTGGATCTTAGCATTAAAAATTGGCAAATATGGCCTCCCTATTCTTGGGGTCGCCGCTTTTGGCTGGATTTTCCTAAAAAAAGAAAAAGCCCGCTATTTGGCTCTGGCGATACTTGGAATCGGAATGATTTTTTTCGGACTCGAACTGATGAAAGACGGCTTTAAACCGCTTAGAGGTCATCCTGAGTTTGAAGCAATGTTTCTCGCTTTCAAGGCAACCAATTATTTCGGTGTAATCAAAGCAGCTTTGGTAGGGTGCTTGTTAACAATAATAGTGCAGTCTTCTTCAGCAACCCTGGGGATCACCATTGCGCTGGCTAATACCGGTGTCATTGACTTTCACACTGCGGCCGCTTTGGTACTTGGAGAAAATATTGGTACTACAATCACAGCTTATTTGGCTTCCCTGGGAGCTGACAACCCTAACGCTAAACGAACGGCCTATTTTCATATCATCTTCAATGTATTAGGGGTGGCATGGATTACCGCAATTTTTCACCCTGTTTATATGCCATTCTTAACAAAATTTGTTCTCCCCGGGGATCCAAACATGCAGACCGCGGCAGGAACTTTTCCATACATGACAAGTGCCATTGCTTTGGTACATAGCGGCTTTAATATTACCAATGTTGTCCTTTTTCTTCCGTTTACAAATTTTTTTGCAGGGCTGTTAGAGAAATTGGTTAAAGATAAACCAGAAACAAAAAAAATATTTTTGACTCACCTAGATTTTCAGATAGGAAGTTCACCCTTAGCTGCCGTTGAGCAATCACGCTTTGAAATTCTGCGAATGGACAAGAGTATCAAATTGATGATGGATAACTTGCTTGGGATAATCGCAGATAATCAGGATAGCAAAAACAGTGAAAAACTGAAAGAGGAAGTTTTTGATCGTGAAGAAATGCTGGATCAGGTTCAGATTGAAATTACAACTTTTCTTACAAATCTTCTTTCGCAGCCGATCAGTCATGAGTTAGCTCAAGAGGCCAGATCTCACCTGAGATTAGCAGACGAGTATGAGTCCGTTAGCGATTACATTACGAATGTGTTAAAGCTTTATTTAAGATTACGAGACTCAGACATTGAGTTGTCGCATGAACAGCAAAAGGAATTAAAGGATTTGCATGAATCAGTCGCTGACTATCGCGATAAAGTGCGTGGAGGCCTGAATCGTAAAGTCCAGGGTACATTTCTATCTGGTATTCGTAAGAGTAGCCGTGAGATTACAGCCAAAATCAGGAAGTTGAGAGACCGCCATTTAAAGAGATTGTCAAAAGAATCGATTCAGCCGCTGATCAGTACCACTTATATGGATATTGCTAACGCCTATCGCCGGATGAAAGATCATTTGTTAAATATTGGCGAAGCCGCAGTTGGCGGAAAATCTATAGGCAAAGCTTCAAAATAA